GGTAGCAGAAGGACTTGGAGCAGTCAGGGCACGGGTAGGGGCGGGCGGGCGCGTGGGTCCAGAGGTGGGCTGCCAGCTTGGAGCGGTGGCCAAAGGCCTTTGGGCAGTGCGGGCACGAGTGCGGGCGGGCGCCGCTGTGCGTGAGGCGGTGGGCTGCCAACTTGGAAGGGTAGGAGAAGGCCTTGGGGCAGTCGGGGCACGGGTGGGGGCGAGCGCCACCGTGTGCCAACCGGTGCGTGGCCAGCTTGGACGGGTACGAGAAGGCCTTGTCACAGTCGGGGCATCGGTGCGGGCGTTGGGGCGGGGGTCGTCGGCGGGGTCGAGATGGCGTCTCTGTGGAGGCAGCAGGCCCAGGAGCCGACTGGTGGGGCTTCTTGGACGAACCCTGGTGGGGAGCTAGGGTACAGGCGGGCTGGTGGGCTCCTGG
This is a stretch of genomic DNA from Myotis daubentonii chromosome 15, mMyoDau2.1, whole genome shotgun sequence. It encodes these proteins:
- the ZNF575 gene encoding zinc finger protein 575 gives rise to the protein MLERDAEPAAEATDPSPAGKEPVTTGGAPHQGSSKKPHQSAPGPAASTETPSRPRRRPPPQRPHRCPDCDKAFSYPSKLATHRLAHGGARPHPCPDCPKAFSYPSKLAAHRLTHSGARPHSCPHCPKAFGHRSKLAAHLWTHAPARPYPCPDCSKSFCYPSKLAAHRHTHHATDARPYPCPHCPKAFSFPSKLAAHRLCHEPPTAPSSQATARRHRCSSCGQAFGQRRLLLLHQRSHHQAESQGERE